TTACGTGGTCAACCTGTTGCCCAACACCCCCAGCACCCACGACCTGTATGACGCCGCGCTGTTCAGGCAGTTCAAGCCCACCGGGCTGTTCATCAATGTCGGGCGCGGCGTTTCCGTAGTCGATGCGGACCTGGTGCAGGCCCTCAAGGATGGCCATCTGGCCGGGGCGGTGATCGATGTCTGCCGCCAGGAACCGCTGCCGCAACGGCACCCGTTCTGGACCGCCTGGGGCTTGCTGCTGACCGGCCACAGTTCGGCGCCGACTTCGCCGGAATTGATGGTGCAGCTGTTTGTCGACAACCTGCGGGCCTACGAGGCCAGGCAGGCCTTGCGCGGCGAAGTGGATTTCGCTCGCGGCTACTAGAACCCAGCGCCAAGCTTCAAGCCGGTAGCTTCAAGCTTGACGCTACCGACTTGGGGCCGCTTTAAAGGCTGAAGTCGCCTTCGGCCACGGTTTCGCTCAGGGGGCGACGCGGGCTTGGCTCTTCCCGGGCCTGCAGGTATTCGGCCAGGGTCGACTTGTCTCCCAGCTTGCCCACCGCCACGGCGGCATGCAGGGCATAGCCTTCGGGAATCTTCAGCTCCTTGCGAGTCAGTTCCTGGTCGAAGCCGGCCATGCCGTGGGTGTGCCAGCCACTCAGGCTCGCCTGCAGCGCCAGGTGCCCCCAGGCCGAGCCGGTGTCGAAGGTGTGCCACAGCGCCGGGGACTCTTCCGTGGCGCCCGGGGCGGTGAAGGTGGTCTTGGACATCACGATCACCAGGGCCGAGGCGTGCTGCGCCCAGCCACGATTGAATTCGTTGAGCAGGCCGAGGAAGCGCTCCCAGTTCGGCGTGTCGCGCCGGGCATAGAGAAAGCGCCAGGGCTGCGAGTTGTAGGCCGAAGGCGCCCAGCGCGCGGCCTCGAAGAAGCTCAGCAGGGTTTCTTCCGGGATGCTTTCGCCGGTGAAGGCCCGTGGTGACCAGCGCTGGGTGAACTGCGGGTGGATGGCGTAATCGGCAACGCGAGGATTGGCGCTCATGGAAAAACTCCTGGCAGCAAGTGAGAAGAGTGGAATAAACCGGCAAGCGCAAATCAGCTGAGCGAAGGGGTATTCCTGACCCCCGTGCGGTCGGCCCGGTGCAACGCGGTCGAGCGTTCATGGCACACGGACGCGGGGCGGTCCGGGGGGCAAAGCTACTGTGCCCATGGCCTGCTGACAAGTCTCGGGCTACCGGCAGTCGCTAGCGCTTGGCCGGCGGGGGCTTCGGCACTAGACTGGCGGCCTTTTCACCCTCGGATACTGATGCTTGAGCCATGGCCGCCAAAGTCGAACCTTTCTGGATACGCAAAACCCTCGAGCAACTCGACCAGGACGAATGGGAGTCGTTGTGCGATGGCTGTGGCCTGTGCTGCCTGCAAAAGCTTGAGGACGAGGACGACAACAGCGTCTATTACACGCGCATCGCCTGCAAACTGCTGGACCTGAAAACCTGCCAGTGCAGCGACTACGCCAACCGTCGCGCATCGGTGCCTGACTGCATTCAGCTGACGCCGGGCAAGGCCGACGAGTTCAAGTGGCTGCCGCCCACCTGTGGCTACCGCCTGGTCAGCGAAGGCAAGGACCTGCCGCTCTGGCACCACCTGGTGTGTGGCGATCGCGATGCCGTGCACCACGAACGTATTTCCCAGTCCGGGCGCATGCTGGCCGAAGGCAGCGTGGCGGAGGAGGACTGGGAGGATCATCTGATTTTTCGCGCAGGTTGAGGATTCGCTGCGCAGGCCTCGGATGCTGCCGACGCTCGCTTGAGCGCCAGCAGCCTGCCAAGCAAGGAGTGGGTATGAGGGTGGGGGCGAAGCTGGCGCTGGTCGCGGCGCTGCTGGCGATGAGCGCATCGGCCTTGGCGGCGAACAAGGTCGATCTGAATTATCACGTGCGTTTTCTGCCTCAGAGCGATCAGGCCGAAGTGCGCCTGACCCTGGCCGAGGGCTCGGCACTGCGCAGCCTGGATTTCGACCTGGGCCAGGACGGCGACTACAGCGACTTCAAGGCCGACGGTCAATGGCAGGCGGCCGCCGCCGATGGCGGGGGCCAGCGCGGTATCTGGCGTCCGGCCCGTGGCAGCGCCAGCCTCAGCTACCGGGTGCGCCTGAGCCACAGCATCAAGAAGGGCAGCTACGACAGCCGCAGCAGCGCCAACTGGGCGCTGCTGCGCGGCGAAACCCTGGTGCCGCCGGCCCGTATCGACCAGCAGGACGGGGTCGAGCTGGTGTCGCGTCTGGACTTCGATTTGCCCGCCGGCTGGAAGAGCATCGAGACCGCCTGGCCACGCATCGGCAAGAACCGCTTCCGCATCGACAACCCCTCGCGCCTGTTCGACCGCCCCACCGGCTGGATGCTGGCCGGCAACCTGGGCAGCCGCCGCACGCGCCTGGGGGCCACCGAGGTCAGCGTTGCCTCGCCCCTGGGCCAGGGCATGCGGCGCATGGATGTGCTGACGCTGCTGACCTTTGTCTGGCCGCAAGTGCAGGCGGTGTTTCCCCGCCAGCCGGGCAAGCTGCTGATTGTCGGTGCCGCCGATCCGATGTGGCGGGGCAGCCTGGCCGGGCGCGATTCGCTGTTCCTCCACAGTCGCCTGCCGCTGGTCAGCGAGAGCGGCAGCAGTCCTTTGCTGCGCGAGCTGGTGCAGTCGTTGGCGCGCATCAACGACAGCCAGCGCAGCGACTGGATCAGCGAAGGCCTGGCCGAGTACTACGCCATTGAACTGCTGCGCCGCGCGGGTGGCATCAGTGACGAGCGTTATCAGGTTCTGCACCAGCACCTGATCAAGGACAGCCACAAGGTCAGCAGCCTGCGGGGCGAACAGGTGGACAGCGCCACGGTGGCCAAGGCGGTGTTGCTGTTGCAGGAACTGGACCGGGAAATCCGCCTCAAGACCCGCAACAAACGCTCACTGGACGATGTGCTGCAAGGGGCGATGCGCCTGCAGAGCGTCAGCACCGCCGAATTCATCAAGCTGAGCGAAAGCGTGCTGGGGGAATCGTCCAAGGTGCTCGACAGCCCCTTGCTGCACTGAGCCGAAGAGCCGCCAGGACCCGGGAGCCGGTCCCGGGTGTCCGCAGCGGACGGCGCAAGCTCAGGCCTTGGGCGTTTTCACGGCATCGTTGCTGGCGGCCTTGGCATTGCGCCCGGCGGCCTCGGCATTGGCCTTCAGGTTGCGCAGTTCATCACCGGCGCGCTCGATCTTGGTCCGCACCTGATGCAGGTCCTGGCGGCCTTTTTCCAGCAGGCTCTTGGCCGAGCTGTGGCCACTGATCCCGCGGGCCAGGGCCACGCCGCCAATGGCCACCTGAATCAGGCCGAACAGGCCGCCGCGGCGCAGGCCCTTGCCCAGCATCACCACACCCCCCGCCAGGGAGCCGATGCGTTCCCAACCCTGGACGTTCTGCGTCGGCTGACTGGACAACGGGGCCGGCTCGATGGTTTGCAGCTGTTTGCGCTCGCTCATGATCTGTCTCCAAAGGACATAAGGGTATGCAGCTGACTGCACCTGGGGCACGGGGGTTCCCGCCAATTGTCCGGCGTGCCTTCAGAACTTGGGCCCGGAGCGGGTGTTGTTGCCTTTGGCCAGGCGGTCGTAGAGCACCACGTTGACCGTGGCGGCCAGGTTCATGCAGCCGGTGGTGGGGATATAGACCACGTCCTCGCACCAGTCGCGGATCTCCTTGTCGAGGGAGCCGTCTTCCGGGCCGAAGATGTACAGCGCGCGATCCGGGTGGGTGTATTCCGGCAGCGGGCGGGCGCCTTCCACCAGTTCCACGGCCACCGGGATGCAGCCCAGGGGGAGGATTTTCTTCAGGTCGTCGATGCCGATCAGGGGAATGTCCTGGTGGACCTTCTTGGTGTCGGTGACGAAGTCGCGGGCACGCTCATAGCGCTTGCCGGTGTAGAACACCGAGGCGACGCCATAGCAGCCGGCGGCACGCATCACCGAACCGACGTTCTCCGGCGACTTGGGGTTATACAAACCGATGCAGCTGTACCTTTTGTTTGCCACGAGCAGGAAGCCTTGGGGGAAAAGAGCGCGATTATACGGAGATTGCCCACCGCTCGGGGGCTTGTTGTGGCGAGGGCGCTTGCTCCCGCTGGAGTGCGCGGCACTCCCCTGGACGGCACTGGCGCAGTGGCTGAAAAGCCCTGGTGGCGGTTTTTGGGGCCGCTTTGCGACCCCGCGGGAGCAAGCTCCCTCGCCACAGGGTTTTCCATACAGGGATCGTTAGCGCAGGGCCCGGCTGCCGGCACTCACTCCGGGTCTTTCTTCATCAACCCGGCCAGGGCGGCGAACGGGTTGTGGGTCGCCTTGGCGACTTTCGGCGTGCTCAGCGAGCCTTCGCCGAAATACTGCTGGTCGGTGTAGCGCGAGTGCTCGTTGTCGTGGCAGTACAGGCACAACAGCTCCCAGTTGGAGCCGTCCTGGGGGTTGTTGTCGTGGTTGTGATCGCGGTGGTGCACGGTCAGCTCGCTCAGGCGCTTGCCGGAGAATTCCCGGGCGCAGCGGCCGCAGACGTGGGGGTACATCTTCAGTGCCTTGTCGCGGTAGCCCATTTCCCGGTCGCGCTGGGCGTCGGCAAGGATACGGTCCAGCTTGGCGGTGTTGGACGGGGGAGTGGACGAACTCATGGGTTCACCTTTGTAGAAGGACTAATGACGGTAATGGACGAAGTTTAGCTCAGGCCTTGAGCTTCTCGGCAATCCAGATGGTGTGCCGGGTGCCGCGATTGCCGTGGGCGAACACCTGCACTTGCTCGGCCTTGAAGCCGGCCTTGCGCAGGCGCTCGGAGAATTTCTGGTCGGCGCTGGCGGACCATACCGCGAGGATGCCCTTGGGCCGCAGGGCCCGGGAGCAGGCGGCGAGGCCGGTGCTGGAATAGAGCCAGCTGTTGGCTTTCTGGGTCAGGCCTTCGGGGCCGTTGTCGACGTCGAGCATGATTGCGTCAAAACCCTGGGGCTCGGCTTGCAGGACCTTGGCCACGTCTTCCAGGCGGATCACCGTGCGCGGGTCCAGCAGCGGTCGGCCGGACTTTTCCCCGAGCGGGCCGCGGTTCCATTCCACCACCCCGGGCACCAGTTCGGCGACCACCACCTCGGCGTTCTGGCCCAGGTGCTTGAGGGCTGCGGCCAGGGTGAAGCCCATGCCCAGGCCGCCGATCAGCACCCGCGAGTTCGGGCGCCCGGCGACCTTGCTGCAAGGGATCTGTGCCAGGGCGTCCTCGGAGCCGTGCATGCGGGTGTTCATCAACTGGCCGCCGTCGCCGCCCTGGATCTTGATGACGAAATCCTCACCGTATTCGAACAGGCACAAGGCACCGCCGCTTTCAGGAATCGGAGTAGTGTCCAGCAGTACGAAACGTTTCATGGGGATCTCATTGAGGAAGGCAAAACCTCCCGGTTGGGAGTAGCCTGACGCCAGACAATAGCAATGGAGCCATTGATGAAGCGCACTATTCTAACGGTGATTGCCCAAGCGGCGCTCGCCCTGACCGCCGCCCTGGCGCTGAATGCCGGCCCGGCCCTGGCCGACGAGCCGCAAAGCGCCCCGGTGGTGACCCCGACGCCCAACCTCGGCACCCCGGGCACCGCAACGCCCACGCCTTATCCGCAAGTGACCCCGCCCAGCACGCCCAAAGCCGGCAGCAGTGGCAGCGCGCCCCTGCTGCCGCCGATCGACATGCCCAAGCCACCCAAGGACCAGACCCTGCCGGGGCTGGAGCAGAACGACAACAAGGCCAAGGTCCAGGGTTAATGCCTGAACCGGCCTATGTGGCGAGGGAGCTTGCTCCCGCTCGGCTGCGTAGCGGCCGCATTAGCTGAGTCCGCGTTGTGACGGTTGAAACCGGGTGGTGGCCTTTGGGGCGGCTACGCCACCCAGCGGGAGCAAGCTCCCTCGCCACAGGTTGGGTATCCCGTGGCTCAGATCTGTTGCGCGAGCAATTGTCCGTCGGCCATGCGCAGACGCTTGGACAGCGACACGGCCAGGGCGCGGATGATCTTGGCGGCGATCTTCGGCGCTTCGTTGAGCATCTTCTCCAGGGAGTCCTTGCCCAGGTTGAGCAACTGGCAATCACTGGCCGCCACGCAAGTGGCCGAGCGCCGTTCGCCATCGAGTACCGCCATCTCGCCAAAGGCCCGGCCGCTGCGCAGAGTGGCGATGGTCAGGGGCTGGCCGTCCAGGGTGCTTTTTTGCACGAACACCTGGCCGCTGTGGATGATGCACATGAAGCTGCCGGCATCGCCCTCGCGGAAAATCGCCTGGCCCTGGGCGATGCTGCTGATGCTGAAGTAGCCGGCCGCCGCGTTGAAGTCGGCGGGCAGCAGTTGATCGAACAGGCCGCAGTCCATCAGCCAGTCGCGGATCTCGTTGTTCAGTAAGGTGGGTTCGGACATGGGATCAGGGTCTTTTTCTTGTGTCTGTTGCGCGGGCGCGAGCCCGGTCGGGCATTTGCCGGCGGCGGTCCTGGGTTAAGACAGAAGCGCCGCCGAGAGTTCCTCAGCCCAGGCCCAGAATGTTCAGGACAAAGGCATATTCGAGGGCTACGTCACGTAATCCCTGGTAACGACCGCTCATGCCGCCATGCCCGGCACCCAGTTCGGTCTTGAGCAGCAGCGGGTTGTCGTCGGTCTTGGTGGCCCGCAGCCGGGCCACCCATTTCGCCGCTTCCCAGTACTGCACGCGACTGTCGTTGTAGCCGGCGATCACCAGGGTGGCCGGATAGGCCTGGGCGCGGACGTTCTCGTAGGGCGCATAGGCCTTGATCCGCTCATGGACTTCCGGCTCCTCGGGGTTGCCCCATTCGTCGTATTCGGTGACGGTCAGCGGCAGCTCCGGATCGAGCATGGTGTTGAGCACATCGACGAAGGGCACTTCGGCGATGGCCACCCGGAACAGCTCGGGGCGCTGGTTGAGCACCGCGCCGATCAGCAGGCCGCCGGCGCTGCCGCCGCTGATGGCCAGCTGTTGGGCGCTGGTTCGGCCCTGGGTGATCAGGTGTTCGGCACAGGCGATGAAGTCGCTGAAGGTGTTCTGCTTGTGTTCCTGCTTGCCGGCGCGGTACCAGGCTTCGCCCAGTTCGCCGCCGCCGCGCACGTGGGCGATGGCAAAGGCCACACCGCGATCGAGCAGGCTCAGGCGCGCGTGGGAGAACCAGGGGTCGAGGCTCTCGCCATAGGCGCCGTAGCCGTAGAGGTACAGGGGCGTCGGCCGGCCCAGGCACTCGCGCTTGACCACCAGGCTGATGGGCACCTGGGTGCCGTCGGCCGCGGTGGCCCAGAGGCGCTGGCTGACGTAGGCGTCGGCATCGAAGGGGCCCAGCACCGGGGTTTCCTTGAGCACCTGCTGCTGGCCGTCGGCCAGTTGCAACTGGCGCACCTGGGCCGGGCGATTGAGCGCCTCGTAGCGCAGGCGGATGCGCGAGCTGTAAAACTCCAGGCTGTTCTGCACATGCAGGCTGTAGGCGGCATCCGGCAGTTGCACACGATACGCCGGCAGGCCTTGTGGGTGCACTTCGATGATCGGCAGGCCGCCTTCGCGCAGGCTCAGGGTCATGGCGCCGGCGTTGAGGGTCACGCCATCGAGCATCACCTCGGGGTTGTGCGGCACCAGCAGTTGCCAGTGGTCTTGCTCGGGGATCGCGCCGTTGTCCGCGGCCTGGTAGAGGGCGAAGTTGATGCCTTCGCGATTGCTGCGGATGAACCAGGTCCACTGGCCGTCGAGCTGGCCATGGTCGACATCGTATTCATGGCCTTCGACCCGAGGCGCCATGCAGGTAAAGGGCTGCTCCGGCCGCGCGGCGTCCAGGACC
This genomic stretch from Pseudomonas sp. Os17 harbors:
- a CDS encoding YgaP family membrane protein — protein: MSERKQLQTIEPAPLSSQPTQNVQGWERIGSLAGGVVMLGKGLRRGGLFGLIQVAIGGVALARGISGHSSAKSLLEKGRQDLHQVRTKIERAGDELRNLKANAEAAGRNAKAASNDAVKTPKA
- a CDS encoding YcgN family cysteine cluster protein, whose product is MAAKVEPFWIRKTLEQLDQDEWESLCDGCGLCCLQKLEDEDDNSVYYTRIACKLLDLKTCQCSDYANRRASVPDCIQLTPGKADEFKWLPPTCGYRLVSEGKDLPLWHHLVCGDRDAVHHERISQSGRMLAEGSVAEEDWEDHLIFRAG
- a CDS encoding spermidine synthase; amino-acid sequence: MKRFVLLDTTPIPESGGALCLFEYGEDFVIKIQGGDGGQLMNTRMHGSEDALAQIPCSKVAGRPNSRVLIGGLGMGFTLAAALKHLGQNAEVVVAELVPGVVEWNRGPLGEKSGRPLLDPRTVIRLEDVAKVLQAEPQGFDAIMLDVDNGPEGLTQKANSWLYSSTGLAACSRALRPKGILAVWSASADQKFSERLRKAGFKAEQVQVFAHGNRGTRHTIWIAEKLKA
- a CDS encoding RNA methyltransferase — its product is MANKRYSCIGLYNPKSPENVGSVMRAAGCYGVASVFYTGKRYERARDFVTDTKKVHQDIPLIGIDDLKKILPLGCIPVAVELVEGARPLPEYTHPDRALYIFGPEDGSLDKEIRDWCEDVVYIPTTGCMNLAATVNVVLYDRLAKGNNTRSGPKF
- a CDS encoding cyclic nucleotide-binding domain-containing protein, which produces MSEPTLLNNEIRDWLMDCGLFDQLLPADFNAAAGYFSISSIAQGQAIFREGDAGSFMCIIHSGQVFVQKSTLDGQPLTIATLRSGRAFGEMAVLDGERRSATCVAASDCQLLNLGKDSLEKMLNEAPKIAAKIIRALAVSLSKRLRMADGQLLAQQI
- a CDS encoding YajD family HNH nuclease; its protein translation is MSSSTPPSNTAKLDRILADAQRDREMGYRDKALKMYPHVCGRCAREFSGKRLSELTVHHRDHNHDNNPQDGSNWELLCLYCHDNEHSRYTDQQYFGEGSLSTPKVAKATHNPFAALAGLMKKDPE
- a CDS encoding nitroreductase family protein — translated: MSANPRVADYAIHPQFTQRWSPRAFTGESIPEETLLSFFEAARWAPSAYNSQPWRFLYARRDTPNWERFLGLLNEFNRGWAQHASALVIVMSKTTFTAPGATEESPALWHTFDTGSAWGHLALQASLSGWHTHGMAGFDQELTRKELKIPEGYALHAAVAVGKLGDKSTLAEYLQAREEPSPRRPLSETVAEGDFSL
- a CDS encoding S9 family peptidase produces the protein MPLPANDSSAPIAHKADGADPYAWLQERDTDAVLDYLKAENSYLDAQLAHQAPLRETLFQEIKGRILETDLSLPSPWGPYLYYTRTTAGDEYARHYRCPRPADDSLTVDESREQLLLDPNALANGGFFSLGAFSISPDHQRLAYSLDTTGEEIYTLFVKELSTGKVSELSFDNCDGSMTWANDSLTLFFGELDDTHRPHKLLRYRLDGTAAEEVFHEPDGRFFLHCYRSSSERQLLLSLGSKTTGETWVLDAARPEQPFTCMAPRVEGHEYDVDHGQLDGQWTWFIRSNREGINFALYQAADNGAIPEQDHWQLLVPHNPEVMLDGVTLNAGAMTLSLREGGLPIIEVHPQGLPAYRVQLPDAAYSLHVQNSLEFYSSRIRLRYEALNRPAQVRQLQLADGQQQVLKETPVLGPFDADAYVSQRLWATAADGTQVPISLVVKRECLGRPTPLYLYGYGAYGESLDPWFSHARLSLLDRGVAFAIAHVRGGGELGEAWYRAGKQEHKQNTFSDFIACAEHLITQGRTSAQQLAISGGSAGGLLIGAVLNQRPELFRVAIAEVPFVDVLNTMLDPELPLTVTEYDEWGNPEEPEVHERIKAYAPYENVRAQAYPATLVIAGYNDSRVQYWEAAKWVARLRATKTDDNPLLLKTELGAGHGGMSGRYQGLRDVALEYAFVLNILGLG